The segment TGCTGGAGGCTGGCCTGTTTGCTCATTTAGCATCAGCTGGGTGGGTGGCTGAATTTGATAGGCAGGCAGCTGATCCTGCTGAGTTTGATGAATAGCCTGTGCATTTGGTTGCTGAATTGGACAGGCAGGCTGCTGATCCTGCCAAGTTTGATGAATAGCTTGTAGACCCAGTTCCTGAATTTGGTAGACAATTGGTTCCAGAGGAGAATTTGATGTAGACTGGTTCAATTGCTGGTTTTCACTGGCATTGTTTTCTTCCTTTGTTGCTTGAGAATCGTAAACATGGCTGACTACAGTTAGATCTGGTAGATCTGGTACTGCAGCCTGACTGAGTTGCTGGTTTTTATAGGCATTTTTTCCTTCCTTGATTACTTGAGTATCATAAATATGGTCGGGTGCATTTAGATCCGGTAGATCTGGTGCTGCAGCTTGGCTCAGTTGCTGGGTTTGATAGAAATTCAGTCCTTGCTGTGCTGCATGAGAACTGCTATCATATTTAATGCCCGCAAGTAATCCATGTTTATAGGTATTCAGTCCTGGCAGAGCTGTCAACAGTTCCTAAATTAGATCAAACTGGGGGAATGTGATTTCATGCTTATTTTGAGAGTAATGCAGGGTTCCTAGATAGTTAGACAAACAATAGGAATTTCagggaaaatgaaaaaatcaagattCTTTTCACTATATCTACAATACTTTATTTACACCTCTTTATCCTGTATTTTTCTCTTTTAATATTTCTTTTACACACCCTATATAAATCCCTTTTTGATTCAAAAAGCAGGAACCACTGTTATAAAGAAATAACAAGCTTATTAGTTGCAGTCTTAATGAATCCTAAATTAAAATACATTCTACGTGAAATACCAACTAGACCTATCCCACTGTAATTGAGCTTGCTAATCCAAACCACtaagaaaactcaaaaaataagATTCACCATTGAAAAGAAATAGCAAGTTTATTAATCACAGTCTCGATCAATCCTAACCTATTGTAACATAACTTCTGATCCAAACACCACATGGAATCCTGACCAGACTGATCCTATCATAATGGGCTAGGAATTAAAACCTGCAATTGGCTGTGTTTCCAGGTATGCTTGCAATGGAATTGCCTTCTGCAGAGCTTTTGCATGATGATGAGAGCTAAAGGCTCCTGTAGGTAGATTTGGGAAATCCAATTCCCATTTCACAACTTTTTGATGGTGCTGAGAACTAGAGGCCCCTGTAGCTAGCTTTGGGAAACCCATGTCCCATTGCAGAGATTTTGCATGAAGCTGAGAGCTAGAGGCTCCTGTGGCTAGATTTGATAAACCCATGTCCAATTCTGAATCATCGAACCATTCGGGTTGCAAAACCTCAACTGGGTCAGGCCCCATAATTGAACCCTTACCATGAGTAACAGCCTGGCCACTACGGTCCAATGGAATATTCTGGACGTCTTCTTTTTGCTTCTGCTTCTTTGCAACTCTCGTACAATGCATATAATGTCCGTAAACATTCTTATCAGGTTCCTCTAGGGCCTTCTTGGCTCCTTCAACATTCTTATATGTAAAAATAACATGGGCTTTCAATTTTCCAAACTTGCTATCAAACCCTAGCTGCCCTTCTTCTATTTCACCATATAGGGAAAAATGATTTACAAGTTTCAGGCAAGACATATAAACAGGGACATTACTTACAAGAATCTTTCTTCGCCTGACATTCTTTTGCGACATGGCAACCGCTTCCACTTGTGCTTGTTCTTGTTCATCAGAAGCCAGCCGGCACAGTGTCCTTCGGCTATCAATTTTCTTGCAAGGGTACTTGAGCGCTCTCTCTGCCCCGTCCAAGTGCTTGTATGTGACAAAAGCGCAACCTTCAGATCTCTCAAGGTCATCGTCCATTACGACTGTGCACTCCTCGAGCTCGCCGTATAGAGAAAAAATTGAATATAGGGTTTCTTCCGTGGTTGTTGAATGCAGCCCATCGATGTAAACTTTTTTATGCGGGAGATTTTTATCAGCCAGTTTTCGTATGTTGTGCAGGAGCTGCGCGTCTTTCATGGCGGCGTCGCAGAGAATGTCGAAAACCTGGTCTGCGCTGAAGGGTTTTAACAGCTTTTTAAcctcatctttttcttcttcttcagattcatcattGTCAGAATTTTCAATTTCATCTTCTCCTGCAATTGCTCCTGTTCGCTCTTCTgcttttttcttcttcaacaagCTTTCCATCTCTACTGTTTTACAGTCTGCTAGTTTGTTTTCGTGATGACTTGTGGCGCGAATTACAAATAAATGCGATCTGAAATTCCCTGTGATGAAAAATATTGATGGTAGTTGTTAACCACGGAGAAGAAAGATGAAAGCAAAAATACAATGTTAGAGGATTAGCGTATTAGTGGGGATTATGGAAGGAATAAAGAAAAGTTGAATACTAGTAAAAGTGACATCTTCAACCGATTCGAACTTGCCAAATACAACGAAAATTCGATGTAATCGAGCGCCCAACCTTCCTTTCAAATACAGCGAAATTTCGGAGGGTTCGATCGCCTAACCTCGCTTTCAAATACAATTTTGTGTGGAtgattttaatgaattttagaatATGCTATTAGCATGGCACAACATGTAAGCCATCAAatgatttagggttaggattattcgtaattttatatatatatatatatatatatgttagtagCATTCATGACATAAAATATAAAGAGATCAAatgaattagggttaggattaaggttagggttatgattacgaTTATAGTTAGGATTAGGGTAAGGGGTTGAGTTAGAGATAGAATTTTGGTTAGGGGTAGGGTTAGTATTAGAGATAGCTTGTATTTAAGATTATATTGTATTTACTATTATATCTTTTAAATAGTGTTTGTGGTGTGATTATatatatcattttaaaaattttaaatttattctatTGAATAACAATCTAGACATGACCATTGTCTA is part of the Cryptomeria japonica chromosome 10, Sugi_1.0, whole genome shotgun sequence genome and harbors:
- the LOC131036329 gene encoding uncharacterized protein LOC131036329 encodes the protein MESLLKKKKAEERTGAIAGEDEIENSDNDESEEEEKDEVKKLLKPFSADQVFDILCDAAMKDAQLLHNIRKLADKNLPHKKVYIDGLHSTTTEETLYSIFSLYGELEECTVVMDDDLERSEGCAFVTYKHLDGAERALKYPCKKIDSRRTLCRLASDEQEQAQVEAVAMSQKNVRRRKILVSNVPVYMSCLKLVNHFSLYGEIEEGQLGFDSKFGKLKAHVIFTYKNVEGAKKALEEPDKNVYGHYMHCTRVAKKQKQKEDVQNIPLDRSGQAVTHGKGSIMGPDPVEVLQPEWFDDSELDMGLSNLATGASSSQLHAKSLQWDMGFPKLATGASSSQHHQKVVKWELDFPNLPTGAFSSHHHAKALQKAIPLQAYLETQPIAALPGLNTYKHGLLAGIKYDSSSHAAQQGLNFYQTQQLSQAAAPDLPDLNAPDHIYDTQVIKEGKNAYKNQQLSQAAVPDLPDLTVVSHVYDSQATKEENNASENQQLNQSTSNSPLEPIVYQIQELGLQAIHQTWQDQQPACPIQQPNAQAIHQTQQDQLPAYQIQPPTQLMLNEQTGQPPAPGLQKQHNQSQILFPRRSQQ